Proteins encoded by one window of Mycolicibacterium sp. ND9-15:
- the manA gene encoding mannose-6-phosphate isomerase, class I, whose translation MHLLRGAVRTYAWGSRTDIAEFTGRPSPTPHPEAELWFGAHPGDPATLECEDGERSLLDALRDDPEGQLGSTVCGRFDDMLPFLVKVLAADEPLSLQAHPSAEQAIEGFDRENRLGIPVSAPNRNYRDPSHKPELIVALSTFEALAGFRPVARTIELMRALAVSDLDPFVNLLSGQPDGDGLRALFTTWITAPQPDLDVVVPAVIDGAIHYVCSGRSEFAAEAKTVLELGERYPGDAGVLASLLLNRITLSPGEGIYLSAGNLHTYLSGVGVEVMANSDNVLRGGLTPKHVDVPELLRVLDFTPAEDVVVRPEHVEDSIESVYHTPAQEFSVSVLHIDGDRIGHEIDAPTRHDGPQILLCTEGSTVVHAKGGSVTLDRGSAAWVSADEGPIRLAATQPTTLFRVTVGI comes from the coding sequence GTGCACTTGCTACGCGGAGCGGTGCGGACCTACGCCTGGGGTTCGCGCACGGACATTGCCGAGTTCACCGGAAGGCCAAGTCCGACACCACATCCCGAAGCGGAGCTGTGGTTCGGTGCGCATCCCGGCGACCCCGCCACGCTCGAGTGCGAGGATGGGGAACGCTCGCTGCTCGACGCGCTGCGAGACGATCCCGAGGGGCAGTTGGGATCGACGGTCTGTGGGCGCTTCGATGACATGCTGCCGTTTCTGGTCAAGGTCCTGGCCGCCGACGAGCCGCTGTCCCTGCAGGCGCACCCCAGCGCCGAGCAGGCGATCGAGGGTTTCGACCGGGAGAACAGGCTGGGCATCCCGGTGTCGGCGCCGAACCGCAACTACCGCGATCCCAGTCACAAGCCTGAATTGATCGTCGCGTTGAGTACTTTCGAGGCGTTAGCCGGCTTCCGGCCCGTCGCCCGGACCATCGAGTTGATGCGTGCGCTCGCGGTCAGCGATCTCGACCCGTTCGTCAACTTGCTCTCCGGGCAACCCGACGGCGACGGGCTGCGTGCGCTGTTCACCACCTGGATCACCGCGCCGCAACCCGACCTCGACGTAGTGGTGCCGGCGGTGATCGACGGGGCGATCCACTATGTTTGTTCGGGTAGAAGCGAATTCGCGGCCGAAGCCAAGACCGTGTTGGAGCTCGGCGAACGGTATCCCGGCGATGCTGGTGTACTGGCTTCGCTGCTGCTCAACCGCATCACCCTGAGCCCCGGCGAAGGTATCTACCTGTCGGCAGGCAACCTGCACACCTATCTCAGCGGTGTGGGGGTGGAAGTAATGGCCAACTCCGACAACGTATTACGTGGCGGGCTCACCCCCAAGCACGTCGATGTGCCGGAGTTGTTGCGTGTGCTCGACTTCACGCCCGCGGAGGACGTGGTGGTCCGGCCCGAGCACGTCGAGGACAGCATCGAGTCGGTGTACCACACACCGGCGCAGGAGTTCTCGGTCTCGGTGCTGCACATCGACGGCGACCGGATCGGGCACGAGATCGACGCGCCCACGCGGCACGACGGCCCGCAGATACTGCTGTGCACCGAAGGCTCGACCGTCGTGCACGCCAAAGGCGGGTCGGTGACGCTGGATCGCGGGTCGGCGGCGTGGGTGTCGGCCGACGAGGGTCCGATCCGCCTCGCGGCGACGCAGCCGACGACGCTGTTTCGGGTCACGGTCGGTATCTGA
- a CDS encoding metallopeptidase family protein — protein MRGPLLPPTVPGWRSRAERFDMAVLEAYEPIERRWQDRLTALDVAVDEIPRIAPKDPHSVQWPPEVIADGPIVLARLIPAGVDVRGNATRARIVLFRKPIERRAKDTIELEELLHEILVAQVATYLGVEPSVIDPTIDDD, from the coding sequence ATGCGCGGGCCGTTACTTCCCCCCACGGTCCCGGGTTGGCGCAGTCGCGCCGAGCGGTTCGACATGGCGGTGCTCGAGGCATACGAGCCGATCGAGCGGCGCTGGCAGGACCGGCTCACGGCGCTGGATGTGGCCGTCGACGAGATACCCCGCATCGCCCCGAAGGATCCCCACAGCGTGCAGTGGCCGCCGGAGGTGATCGCCGACGGGCCGATCGTGCTGGCCCGGCTGATCCCGGCTGGTGTCGACGTCAGGGGCAACGCCACCCGGGCGCGAATTGTTCTGTTTCGCAAGCCAATCGAGCGACGGGCGAAGGACACCATCGAACTCGAGGAACTGCTGCATGAAATCCTGGTGGCTCAGGTCGCCACGTACCTGGGCGTCGAGCCTTCGGTCATCGACCCGACGATCGACGACGACTGA
- a CDS encoding phosphomannomutase/phosphoglucomutase, protein MRSSRERPPTLRAGGAPTSQSRPAAAVHRVIKAYDVRGLVGEELDERFVADVGGAFARLVRPSASQVVIGYDMRASSPVLAAAFAEGVTAQGLDVVRIGLASTDQLYFASGFLDCPGAMFTASHNPAAYNGIKLCRAGAKPVGKDTGLSAIADEVIAGVPGHDGARGTISDRDVLTEYGEFLRSLVSLADLRPLKVAVDAGNGMAGHTTPAVLGPISAVTLSPLYFELDGTFPNHEANPLDPANLTDLQAHVVHAGADIGLAFDGDADRCFVVDEKGHPVSPSAVTALVAARELGREIGATVIYNLITSRAVPELVTERGGTPVRSRVGHSYIKALMADTGAIFGGEHSAHYYFRDFWGADSGLLAALHVLAALGEQHRPLSEMMADYQRYEASGEINFTVTDAEKCVDDVLKAFGARIHSIDHLDGVTVDLGDGVWFNLRMSNTEPLLRLNVEARSTEEVDEIVAEVASQITAGAEAAT, encoded by the coding sequence GTGCGCTCTTCGCGCGAGCGTCCCCCTACCCTTCGGGCGGGAGGTGCCCCCACATCGCAGTCCCGGCCCGCTGCGGCGGTTCATCGCGTCATCAAGGCCTATGACGTGCGCGGGCTGGTCGGAGAGGAACTCGACGAGCGGTTCGTCGCCGACGTCGGAGGTGCCTTCGCCCGCCTCGTGCGGCCCAGCGCCTCGCAGGTCGTGATCGGTTACGACATGCGGGCCAGTTCGCCGGTGCTGGCGGCGGCCTTCGCCGAAGGGGTGACCGCGCAGGGCCTCGACGTGGTGCGGATCGGGCTCGCCTCGACCGACCAGCTGTACTTCGCGTCCGGGTTTCTGGACTGTCCCGGTGCGATGTTCACCGCGAGCCACAACCCGGCGGCCTACAACGGCATCAAGCTGTGCCGGGCCGGTGCCAAACCGGTCGGCAAGGACACCGGCCTGTCCGCCATCGCCGACGAGGTCATCGCCGGGGTCCCCGGCCACGACGGTGCGCGCGGCACGATCAGCGACCGCGATGTGCTCACCGAGTACGGCGAGTTCCTTCGCTCGCTGGTGAGCCTGGCGGACCTGCGGCCGTTGAAGGTCGCCGTCGATGCGGGCAACGGCATGGCCGGCCACACCACCCCCGCGGTGCTGGGTCCGATCTCCGCGGTCACCCTGTCGCCGCTGTACTTCGAACTCGACGGCACGTTCCCCAACCACGAGGCCAACCCGCTGGACCCGGCCAACCTGACCGACCTGCAGGCCCATGTTGTGCACGCCGGCGCCGATATCGGGCTGGCCTTCGACGGTGACGCCGACCGGTGTTTCGTCGTCGACGAGAAGGGGCATCCGGTTTCGCCGTCAGCGGTGACCGCGTTGGTCGCCGCGCGGGAACTCGGTAGGGAGATCGGCGCCACGGTTATCTACAACCTGATCACCTCACGGGCAGTGCCGGAACTGGTGACCGAACGGGGCGGTACGCCGGTACGCAGCCGCGTCGGGCATTCCTATATCAAGGCGCTGATGGCCGATACCGGTGCGATCTTCGGCGGCGAACACTCGGCGCACTATTACTTCCGTGACTTCTGGGGCGCGGACTCCGGCCTGCTGGCCGCGCTGCACGTGCTGGCCGCGCTCGGCGAACAACACCGGCCGCTGTCGGAGATGATGGCCGACTATCAGCGCTACGAGGCATCCGGGGAGATCAACTTCACGGTCACCGACGCCGAGAAGTGTGTGGACGACGTGCTCAAGGCATTCGGCGCCCGGATCCACTCGATCGACCACCTCGACGGTGTCACCGTCGACCTGGGCGACGGCGTCTGGTTCAACCTGCGGATGTCCAACACCGAACCGTTGCTGCGGCTCAACGTCGAAGCCCGCAGCACCGAGGAGGTCGACGAGATCGTCGCAGAGGTCGCCTCCCAGATCACCGCCGGCGCCGAGGCGGCTACATGA
- a CDS encoding TobH protein, which translates to MSAVPPSSAAVVNLDDVDGLQTADRDGLLRAAAMAGAQVRATAAALDEGDLESLRADGVPRTLIWVAGRGSAETAGALLASAWGASVAAPVVLAPEAPPWIGPLDVLIVAGDDPGDPALVNAAAAGVRRGARVVVAAPYEGPLRDVAAGRAAVLPPRMQVPDEFGFVRYLAAGLATLKVVDPAVHVDLAALADELDAEALRNSAGRELFTNPAKALAEQMSGREVVLAGDSAATLTLARHCAAVLLRTARQVVAAVGFADALVALRDGMGGASAADRERSIFHDEQLDGPLPRRVQTFVLTTDAERPFVVARAAGMDDVDVISAQDVPELPEAAAVPDAPASAGRLEQQLAMLALRLEMTAVYLKLVRG; encoded by the coding sequence ATGAGCGCGGTCCCGCCGTCCTCGGCTGCGGTCGTGAACCTCGACGACGTCGACGGTTTGCAGACCGCCGACCGCGATGGCCTGCTCCGCGCCGCCGCGATGGCCGGTGCCCAGGTGCGCGCCACCGCCGCCGCGCTCGACGAGGGCGACCTCGAATCGTTGCGGGCCGACGGAGTACCCCGGACGCTGATCTGGGTTGCCGGCCGCGGCAGTGCGGAGACGGCCGGAGCGCTGCTCGCCTCGGCCTGGGGCGCCTCGGTGGCCGCACCCGTCGTCCTCGCGCCCGAGGCGCCGCCGTGGATCGGGCCGCTGGACGTGCTGATCGTCGCGGGTGACGACCCGGGTGATCCGGCCCTGGTGAACGCCGCCGCCGCCGGGGTGCGTCGCGGCGCGCGGGTGGTCGTCGCCGCCCCCTACGAGGGCCCGCTGCGCGACGTCGCGGCCGGGAGGGCCGCGGTGCTGCCGCCCCGAATGCAGGTGCCCGACGAGTTCGGCTTCGTGCGCTACCTCGCCGCCGGTCTGGCGACGCTGAAGGTCGTCGATCCGGCCGTGCACGTCGACCTCGCGGCTCTGGCCGACGAACTCGACGCCGAGGCACTTCGCAACAGCGCGGGCCGGGAGCTGTTCACCAATCCGGCCAAGGCGCTGGCCGAGCAGATGTCCGGCCGCGAGGTCGTGCTGGCCGGTGACAGCGCGGCGACGCTCACGCTGGCTCGGCACTGTGCGGCGGTACTGTTGCGTACAGCCCGCCAGGTGGTCGCCGCGGTCGGCTTCGCCGATGCGCTGGTGGCGCTGCGCGACGGCATGGGTGGCGCGTCGGCGGCCGACCGGGAGCGGTCGATCTTCCATGACGAACAGCTCGACGGTCCACTTCCCCGGCGGGTGCAGACGTTCGTGCTGACCACCGATGCGGAGCGGCCGTTCGTCGTCGCCCGAGCCGCGGGCATGGACGACGTCGACGTGATCAGTGCCCAGGACGTGCCGGAACTGCCGGAGGCGGCGGCGGTGCCCGATGCGCCGGCGTCGGCGGGACGCCTGGAACAACAGTTGGCCATGCTGGCGCTCCGCCTCGAGATGACCGCCGTATATCTGAAACTAGTTCGAGGTTAG
- a CDS encoding DUF3499 domain-containing protein, whose amino-acid sequence MNVPRRCCRPGCPHYAVATLTFVYADSTAVVGPLATVAEPHSWDLCVVHAGRVTAPRGWELVRHAGPLPAYPDDDDLVALADAVREGYDAPPPINRMATGFSDPVTGAHGGSLMAPPARRPESNGRRRGHLRVLPDPTD is encoded by the coding sequence GTGAACGTTCCCCGTCGCTGTTGCCGGCCCGGGTGTCCGCACTATGCGGTCGCGACGCTGACATTCGTCTACGCCGACTCGACGGCGGTCGTCGGCCCGCTGGCCACTGTCGCCGAACCGCACTCGTGGGACCTGTGTGTGGTGCACGCCGGTCGCGTGACGGCACCTCGCGGCTGGGAACTGGTTCGGCACGCGGGGCCGTTGCCCGCGTATCCCGACGACGACGATCTCGTCGCGCTAGCGGACGCGGTTCGCGAAGGATATGACGCCCCGCCGCCGATCAACAGGATGGCGACCGGTTTCTCCGATCCCGTCACCGGCGCGCACGGGGGGTCGCTGATGGCGCCGCCGGCCAGGCGGCCGGAGTCCAACGGTCGTCGTCGGGGTCATCTGCGGGTGCTGCCCGACCCCACCGACTAG
- a CDS encoding WhiB family transcriptional regulator, translating into MVPDPIDVVPALTPEDDLWQERALCAQTDPEAFFPEKGGSTREAKRICQGCEVRDACLEYALANDERFGIWGGLSERERRRLKRGII; encoded by the coding sequence CTGGTGCCAGATCCGATTGATGTTGTGCCGGCACTGACGCCAGAGGACGACCTGTGGCAGGAGCGCGCGCTGTGCGCTCAGACCGACCCCGAGGCATTCTTCCCCGAGAAGGGTGGCTCGACACGCGAAGCCAAGCGCATCTGCCAGGGCTGCGAGGTGCGCGACGCGTGCCTCGAGTACGCGTTGGCAAATGACGAGCGTTTCGGCATCTGGGGCGGCCTCTCCGAACGCGAGCGTCGCCGCCTCAAGCGCGGAATCATCTGA